From the Musa acuminata AAA Group cultivar baxijiao chromosome BXJ1-2, Cavendish_Baxijiao_AAA, whole genome shotgun sequence genome, one window contains:
- the LOC135610433 gene encoding uncharacterized protein LOC135610433 — MENYKMENCPVRVNSIGQLYHDCMSDRRSRFWQIDNQPNPRSEVICPQPRRATRAPYFINALNRVSSKPKGFLPMYRVDCAPEILELILSQDDLDNDPDSSNQVGGFFRGSPPVRTNNPVIHDVQFAKQAQSLASPRANSPGMKQAGRVERGSPTCGSSLGGSPKVRIEGFACGRSSEKHCVAPALA; from the exons ATG GAGAATTACAAAATGGAGAACTGCCCAGTGAGAGTTAATTCCATTGGACAACTTTATCATGATTGCATGTCTGATAGAAGATCTAGGTTTTGGCAAATTGATAACCAACCAAATCCCAGGTCTGAGGTCATTTGTCCTCAACCCCGTCGAGCCACAAGAGCCCCTTATTTCATTAATGCTCTCAATAGAGTCAGTTCTAAGCCAAAGGG CTTTTTGCCCATGTACAGAGTGGATTGTGCTCCTGAGATTCTTGAACTCATCCTGAGCCAG GATGACTTAGACAATGATCCTGACTCTAGCAACCAAGTGGGTGGCTTCTTCCGTGGATCTCCTCCCGTACGCACTAATAATCCGGTCATCCACGATGTGCAGTTTGCCAAACAAGCCCAGTCCTTGGCTTCTCCTCGAGCCAACTCCCCCGGGATGAAGCAGGCCGGAAGAGTTGAAAGAGGGTCTCCGACCTGTGGATCTTCCTTGGGAGGGAGCCCCAAGGTGAGAATCGAAGGATTTGCTTGTGGGAGGAGCTCTGAGAAGCACTGTGTTGCCCCAGCTCTAGCATga